A window of the Vicinamibacteria bacterium genome harbors these coding sequences:
- the pruA gene encoding L-glutamate gamma-semialdehyde dehydrogenase: MQVSNTPSNPHPPAFSGIRRVPPPANEPVRAYAPGSPEKRELKARLKSMAEERLEIPLVIGGKEVRSGDKAQAVMPHNHRHVLADWHRASREHVLQAVEAARLARQDWGSWAWEDRAAVFLRAAELLATSARATVNAATMLGQSKTVFQAEIDAACELTDFWRFNPHYAQELYAEQPLSDHAMWNQLDYRPLEGFVYAITPFNFTAIGGNLPTSPALMGNTVVWKPASSAIPSAYAVLRVLEEAGLPPGVINFVPGDAVMISDTVLSHRDLAGVHFTGSTDVFNRMWKTIGANMAGYRSYPRIVGETGGKDFIVAHASADPAALAVAIARGGFEYQGQKCSAASRVYVPKSIWKDVRDRTAAIMADIRMGDVADFRNFMGAVIDRRAFDKIGEYLGDARGNARIVAGGGANPETGYFIEPTLVETSDPAYRLLREEIFGPVVTALPYDDEKWEDTLRIVDETSPYALTGAVFARDRSAIRAASVTLRNAAGNFYVNDKPTGAVVGQQPFGGARGSGTNDKAGSKLNLMRWVSARVIKETFNPPRDYRYPFMAEE, encoded by the coding sequence ATGCAAGTGTCCAACACGCCCTCGAACCCCCACCCTCCCGCCTTCAGCGGTATCCGGCGCGTGCCCCCGCCTGCGAACGAGCCCGTGAGGGCCTACGCCCCCGGCTCGCCCGAAAAGCGCGAGCTGAAGGCTCGGCTCAAGTCCATGGCCGAGGAACGGCTCGAGATTCCCCTTGTCATCGGGGGCAAGGAGGTGCGCAGCGGCGACAAGGCGCAGGCGGTGATGCCCCACAACCACCGCCACGTGCTGGCCGATTGGCACCGAGCCTCACGCGAGCACGTGCTTCAGGCCGTCGAAGCCGCCCGCCTGGCGCGGCAGGACTGGGGGAGCTGGGCCTGGGAGGACCGGGCGGCCGTTTTCCTGAGAGCGGCCGAGCTCTTGGCCACCTCCGCGCGGGCCACCGTCAACGCCGCCACCATGCTCGGCCAGTCCAAGACCGTCTTCCAAGCCGAGATCGACGCCGCCTGCGAGCTCACCGACTTCTGGCGCTTCAACCCCCACTACGCCCAGGAGCTCTACGCCGAGCAACCCCTCTCCGACCACGCCATGTGGAACCAGCTCGACTACCGGCCGCTCGAGGGGTTCGTCTACGCCATCACCCCCTTCAACTTCACGGCCATCGGCGGCAACCTTCCCACCTCCCCCGCCCTGATGGGGAACACCGTGGTCTGGAAGCCGGCCTCCTCGGCCATCCCCAGCGCTTACGCCGTCCTCCGCGTGCTGGAGGAGGCAGGTCTGCCCCCGGGGGTCATCAACTTCGTGCCCGGTGACGCGGTCATGATCTCCGACACCGTGCTCTCCCATCGCGACCTGGCGGGGGTGCATTTCACGGGCAGCACCGACGTCTTCAACCGCATGTGGAAGACGATCGGGGCCAACATGGCCGGCTACCGCTCCTACCCGCGCATCGTGGGCGAGACGGGCGGCAAGGACTTCATCGTGGCCCACGCCTCCGCCGATCCGGCGGCCCTGGCCGTGGCCATCGCGCGGGGAGGCTTCGAATACCAGGGCCAGAAATGCTCCGCGGCCAGCCGCGTCTACGTGCCGAAGTCGATCTGGAAGGACGTCCGCGACCGCACCGCCGCCATCATGGCGGACATCCGGATGGGAGACGTGGCGGACTTCCGGAACTTCATGGGCGCCGTCATCGACCGCCGGGCCTTCGACAAGATCGGGGAGTACCTCGGGGACGCCCGCGGGAACGCGCGCATCGTCGCCGGCGGGGGCGCGAACCCCGAGACCGGCTACTTCATCGAACCCACGCTGGTGGAGACCAGCGATCCGGCCTACCGGCTGCTGCGCGAGGAGATCTTTGGCCCCGTGGTCACCGCCCTCCCCTACGACGACGAGAAGTGGGAGGACACGCTGCGGATCGTGGACGAGACCTCTCCTTACGCGCTGACGGGGGCGGTCTTCGCCCGTGACCGCTCGGCCATCCGCGCGGCCTCGGTCACTCTGCGCAACGCGGCCGGAAACTTCTACGTCAACGACAAGCCCACGGGGGCGGTGGTGGGCCAGCAACCCTTCGGGGGGGCGCGGGGCTCGGGCACCAACGACAAGGCCGGTTCCAAGCTCAACCTGATGCGCTGGGTGAGCGCGCGGGTGATCAAGGAGACCTTCAACCCGCCCCGCGACTACCGCTACCCGTTCATGGCCGAGGAGTAG